In Lodderomyces elongisporus chromosome 1, complete sequence, a genomic segment contains:
- the TBF1 gene encoding TTAGGG repeat binding factor codes for MEESNIDDIFQQKQPSEQPQTPLQSVEETLSSVAEALKDPDASIRQTQQNDNGGRDFVDERSPKRVKIAEQEQQEQEEQEQEQQQQQQQQQQNFGDSSFSRDTSNNAEAGGSMNHLVQTLESSESSPAMTDSQAYLIQQAHKQLETQQQQQQQQQQQQQQQQQQQQDQGKAPSEDANSQPAFVEPPRASTQKYTSSAIPPDSELFNTNAAHAAYTSLSSQYQHSAIDPTRAIFTSANLSVLPLPIVAADYLPPRIQLLINTLPTLDNLATQLLRVVVTSSYKKIIDLASNPETPQGATYRDLTSLFEFTKRLYSEEDPFLTVEHLAPGMWHVGEVTPQIFKNKEQSIESTLRKVNLATFIAATLGTMEIGFFYLNEFFLDIFCPANDLDIKNSLSDTNYLDTTVSSLATSIQSGSGTTIGSKIGKLLKPQALLYLDLKTQAYISAIEAGERSRAEILEDILPDNIDEILMKRRNISLLLPTEIDFVERCRSRKTFLLSHDEDPQQPLSENFKWFSFLKDLLDYVSRNMGYLVWGKSGKPSRDRGEESPAHTQELYDQINAQMNYNPNAASEEPVSVSSEDHSKLLPSEIREQQIHVNGHKPSQRRPWTRDEEKAFRHALELKGPHWSAILELFGKGGKINESLKNRSQVQLKDKARNWKVFYLKNGMDVPHYLRNVTGALDDKVKRSISRAAKTAAAPVPNVQQGKAKDKTAGNLNKGNGAASN; via the coding sequence ATGGAGGAATCGAATATTGACGACATCTTCCAGCAAAAACAACCTTCTGAACAACCACAAACACCATTACAATCCGTGGAAGAGACGCTCTCATCAGTTGCCGAGGCTTTGAAAGACCCTGATGCAAGTATCAGACAAACCCAGCAGAACGACAATGGAGGCAGAGATTTTGTAGATGAGCGACTGCCAAAAAGAGTTAAAATTgcagaacaagaacaacaggaacaagaagaacaagaacaagaacaacaacaacaacaacaacaacaacaacaaaattttgGAGATTCATCCTTTCTGCGAGATACTTCAAATAATGCAGAAGCTGGTGGCAGCATGAACCATTTAGTTCAGACTTTAGAAAGTTCGGAACTGTCACCTGCAATGACAGATAGCCAAGCTTACTTAATACAACAAGCGCATAAACAACTTGAGacgcaacaacagcaacaacaacaacagcagcaacaacagcaacaacaacaacagcagcagcaagaCCAAGGAAAGGCACCATCTGAAGATGCAAACTCTCAACCTGCATTTGTGGAACCACCACGGGCCCTGACCCAGAAATACACTTCATCAGCAATTCCTCCTGACTCCGAGCTTTTCAATACTAATGCTGCACATGCAGCGTATACATCCTTATCTTCGCAGTATCAACACCTGGCAATTGACCCTACTAGGGCTATATTTACACTGGCAAACTTATCTGTTTTACCCCTACCCATTGTTGCAGCTGACTACTTACCCCCTCGTATACAGTTACTTATCAATACCTTACCAACATTGGACAATCTAGCAACACAATTACTAAGAGTGGTTGTAACATCTTcatataaaaaaatcattGATCTTGCATCAAATCCCGAAACACCTCAAGGAGCAACATACCGCGATTTAACCTCATTGTTTGAATTCACAAAACGACTTTACTCTGAAGAAGATCCTTTTCTAACAGTTGAGCATTTAGCACCTGGAATGTGGCATGTTGGAGAAGTAACACctcaaattttcaaaaataaagagcaAAGTATTGAATCGACGTTACGGAAAGTCAACTTGGCAACTTTTATTGCTGCTACTTTGGGTACGATGGAAATTGGATTTTTTTACCTCAATGAGTTTTTCTTGGATATCTTTTGTCCCGCTAACGACCTTGACATTAAGAATAGTCTTCTGGATACAAACTATTTGGATACAACAGTTTCATCACTAGCCACTAGTATACAATCTGGCTCAGGCACAACAATTGGAAGCAAGATTGGTAAACTACTTAAACCGCAGGCATTGCTTTACCTTGATTTGAAAACACAAGCATATATATCGGCTATCGAAGCTGGTGAAAGGTCAAGGGCAGAGATCTTGGAAGATATACTTCCCGATAATATCGATGAAATCCTTATGAAGAGGAGAAATATCTCATTGTTACTACCTACAGAGATTGACTTTGTCGAAAGATGTCGATCACGTAAGacgtttcttctttcccaTGACGAGGATCCACAACAACCACTCTCTGAGAATTTCAAAtggttttcatttttaaaaGATTTACTTGATTACGTTTCAAGAAATATGGGCTACTTAGTATGGGGCAAGTCCGGTAAACCAAGCCGGGACCGAGGAGAAGAGTCTCCGGCACATACACAAGAGCTTTACGACCAGATTAATGCGCAAATGAACTATAATCCTAATGCCGCTAGTGAAGAGCCGGTCTCAGTCTCTAGTGAAGATCATTCAAAACTCCTTCCTTCTGAAATACGAGAACAACAAATTCATGTTAATGGACACAAACCAAGTCAACGTAGACCATGGACTAGAgacgaagaaaaagcaTTCAGACACGCATTGGAACTAAAAGGTCCGCATTGGTCAGCCATCTTGGAGCTATTTGGTAAAGGCGGAAAAATCAATGAGAGTCTTAAGAATAGAAGCCAGGTTCAACTCAAAGATAAAGCAAGGAATTGGAAGGTATtctatttgaaaaatgggATGGATGTGCCACACTATTTGAGAAATGTAACTGGCGCATTGGATGATAAGGTCAAGCGAAGTATATCGCGAGCCGCAAAGACTGCTGCTGCGCCGGTGCCAAATGTTCAACAAGGA